From a region of the Alnus glutinosa chromosome 1, dhAlnGlut1.1, whole genome shotgun sequence genome:
- the LOC133872124 gene encoding uncharacterized protein At4g04980-like isoform X5 yields the protein MWKTLLWSNLAARELFDMMDEEDMKEGYSTQAKTFKSVSNEASCPLELNNQNSSPLNQKNGKVEELKPNAKEEKSNSEVTVAELKPGNPTKPSMSMLPSKGSVQSVPPPMMPSKGPAPSPPTPMPLQKRPAPPPPPPLGATKSLHRKSATTKLKRSVKMINLFRNLKRNVEGSSLVVNSADVVSERGAPAGTRTQIGGATGWKQGLAASLAELTKRSSYFQQIEEDARKHERSIMELKIAIRSFQAKDMVKLLKFQRSVESFLEGLTDETQVLAKYEDFPTKKLEALRTAAALYSKLDTIATNLKELQIVAPLDQLFNKVESYFSKIKKELEALERIKEEESKKFKSHDIHFDFNILTLIKELMVDVSSSCMELALKEKREAKAAKANEEIGSKADRQRKGNSKMLWRAFQLAYRVYAFAGGQDDRADKLAEEVAHEITAHS from the exons ATGTGGAAAACACTATTGTGGAGCAACTTG GCAGCAAGGGAATTATTCGATATGATGGATGAGGAAGATATGAAGGAAGGTTATAGTACACAAGCAAAAACATTCAAAAGTGTCTCCAATGAAGCTTCATGTCCATTAGAATTGAATAATCAAAATTCCAGCCCCCTCAATCAGAAGAATGGGAAGGTTGAAGAATTAAAACCAAATgctaaagaagaaaagagcaaTTCTGAAGTGACAGTAGCAGAACTAAAACCTggcaacccaacaaaaccctcaATGTCCATGCTGCCTTCAAAAGGATCAGTGCAGTCAGTACCACCTCCCATGATGCCTTCAAAAGGACCAGCCCCGTCTCCACCAACACCCATGCCGCTGCAGAAGCGTCCTGCTCCCCCACCGCCTCCTCCACTTGGTGCCACAAAATCCCTGCATCGAAAGTCAGCCACAACTAAGTTGAAGAGATCTGTCAAGATGATTAATTTGTTTCGGAATCTCAAGAGAAATGTAGAAGGGTCTAGCCTTGTTGTTAATTCAGCTGATGTTGTTAGTGAAAGAGGAGCTCCAGCTGGTACAAGGACACAAATTGGAGGCGCTACTGGTTGGAAACAAGGACTGGCCGCTTCATTAGCAGAGTTGACAAAGAG ATCATCTTACTTCCAACAAATAGAAGAAGATGCTCGAAAGCATGAAAGGTCAATCATGGAGCTGAAGATAGCAATTAGGTCCTTCCAAGCGAAGGACATGGTTAAGCTGCTTAAGTTCCAAAGAAGTGTGGAATCTTTTCTTGAAGGGCTAACTGATGAAACCCAG GTGCTCGCAAAGTATGAAGATTTCCCTACAAAGAAGCTGGAAGCATTGAGGACAGCTGCTGCGTTGTACTCAAAATTGGATACAATAGCAACAAACTTGAAGGAACTGCAGATAGTGGCACCCTTGGACCAGCTCTTCAACAAGGTTGAGAGTTATTTCAGTAAG ATCAAAAAAGAATTGGAGGCACTTGAAAggatcaaagaagaagaatccaaGAAATTTAAGAGTCATGATATTCATTTCGACTTCAACATCCTTACACTGATCAAGGAATTAATGGTGGATGTTTCCTCAAGCTGCATGGAGCTAGCACTTAAG GAGAAGAGAGAAGCAAAGGCAGCAAAGGCTAATGAAGAAATTGGATCCAAAGCCGACAGACAAAGAAAGGGAAATTCTAAAATGCTTTGGAGGGCTTTTCAACTGGCATACCGGGTCTATGCCTTTGCTGGTGGACAGGATGATCGTGCTGACAAGCTGGCCGAAGAAGTGGCTCATGAAATTACTGCTCATTCTTAG
- the LOC133872124 gene encoding uncharacterized protein At4g04980-like isoform X2, producing the protein MMEHLHKLYPGIMPHTSLSNMKGTTLDKRLAYFCKALISVRDSWTKNHEWMNYKLVFDKNLNVENTIVEQLVDTVFATLDCMIKAARELFDMMDEEDMKEGYSTQAKTFKSVSNEASCPLELNNQNSSPLNQKNGKVEELKPNAKEEKSNSEVTVAELKPGNPTKPSMSMLPSKGSVQSVPPPMMPSKGPAPSPPTPMPLQKRPAPPPPPPLGATKSLHRKSATTKLKRSVKMINLFRNLKRNVEGSSLVVNSADVVSERGAPAGTRTQIGGATGWKQGLAASLAELTKRSSYFQQIEEDARKHERSIMELKIAIRSFQAKDMVKLLKFQRSVESFLEGLTDETQVLAKYEDFPTKKLEALRTAAALYSKLDTIATNLKELQIVAPLDQLFNKVESYFSKIKKELEALERIKEEESKKFKSHDIHFDFNILTLIKELMVDVSSSCMELALKREAKAAKANEEIGSKADRQRKGNSKMLWRAFQLAYRVYAFAGGQDDRADKLAEEVAHEITAHS; encoded by the exons ATGATGGAGCACCTCCATAAGCTTTATCCTGGAATCATGCCTCATACTTCTTTGTCAAACATGAAGGGAACAACTTTAGATAAG AGACTGGCATACTTCTGCAAGGCTTTGATATCTGTTAGAGATTCATGGACAAAGAATCACGAGTGGATGAATTACAAACTCGTATTTGATAAGAATCTTAATGTGGAAAACACTATTGTGGAGCAACTTG ttgatACAGTGTTCGCAACACTAGATTGCATGATAAAGGCAGCAAGGGAATTATTCGATATGATGGATGAGGAAGATATGAAGGAAGGTTATAGTACACAAGCAAAAACATTCAAAAGTGTCTCCAATGAAGCTTCATGTCCATTAGAATTGAATAATCAAAATTCCAGCCCCCTCAATCAGAAGAATGGGAAGGTTGAAGAATTAAAACCAAATgctaaagaagaaaagagcaaTTCTGAAGTGACAGTAGCAGAACTAAAACCTggcaacccaacaaaaccctcaATGTCCATGCTGCCTTCAAAAGGATCAGTGCAGTCAGTACCACCTCCCATGATGCCTTCAAAAGGACCAGCCCCGTCTCCACCAACACCCATGCCGCTGCAGAAGCGTCCTGCTCCCCCACCGCCTCCTCCACTTGGTGCCACAAAATCCCTGCATCGAAAGTCAGCCACAACTAAGTTGAAGAGATCTGTCAAGATGATTAATTTGTTTCGGAATCTCAAGAGAAATGTAGAAGGGTCTAGCCTTGTTGTTAATTCAGCTGATGTTGTTAGTGAAAGAGGAGCTCCAGCTGGTACAAGGACACAAATTGGAGGCGCTACTGGTTGGAAACAAGGACTGGCCGCTTCATTAGCAGAGTTGACAAAGAG ATCATCTTACTTCCAACAAATAGAAGAAGATGCTCGAAAGCATGAAAGGTCAATCATGGAGCTGAAGATAGCAATTAGGTCCTTCCAAGCGAAGGACATGGTTAAGCTGCTTAAGTTCCAAAGAAGTGTGGAATCTTTTCTTGAAGGGCTAACTGATGAAACCCAG GTGCTCGCAAAGTATGAAGATTTCCCTACAAAGAAGCTGGAAGCATTGAGGACAGCTGCTGCGTTGTACTCAAAATTGGATACAATAGCAACAAACTTGAAGGAACTGCAGATAGTGGCACCCTTGGACCAGCTCTTCAACAAGGTTGAGAGTTATTTCAGTAAG ATCAAAAAAGAATTGGAGGCACTTGAAAggatcaaagaagaagaatccaaGAAATTTAAGAGTCATGATATTCATTTCGACTTCAACATCCTTACACTGATCAAGGAATTAATGGTGGATGTTTCCTCAAGCTGCATGGAGCTAGCACTTAAG AGAGAAGCAAAGGCAGCAAAGGCTAATGAAGAAATTGGATCCAAAGCCGACAGACAAAGAAAGGGAAATTCTAAAATGCTTTGGAGGGCTTTTCAACTGGCATACCGGGTCTATGCCTTTGCTGGTGGACAGGATGATCGTGCTGACAAGCTGGCCGAAGAAGTGGCTCATGAAATTACTGCTCATTCTTAG
- the LOC133872124 gene encoding uncharacterized protein At4g04980-like isoform X1, giving the protein MMEHLHKLYPGIMPHTSLSNMKGTTLDKRLAYFCKALISVRDSWTKNHEWMNYKLVFDKNLNVENTIVEQLVDTVFATLDCMIKAARELFDMMDEEDMKEGYSTQAKTFKSVSNEASCPLELNNQNSSPLNQKNGKVEELKPNAKEEKSNSEVTVAELKPGNPTKPSMSMLPSKGSVQSVPPPMMPSKGPAPSPPTPMPLQKRPAPPPPPPLGATKSLHRKSATTKLKRSVKMINLFRNLKRNVEGSSLVVNSADVVSERGAPAGTRTQIGGATGWKQGLAASLAELTKRSSYFQQIEEDARKHERSIMELKIAIRSFQAKDMVKLLKFQRSVESFLEGLTDETQVLAKYEDFPTKKLEALRTAAALYSKLDTIATNLKELQIVAPLDQLFNKVESYFSKIKKELEALERIKEEESKKFKSHDIHFDFNILTLIKELMVDVSSSCMELALKEKREAKAAKANEEIGSKADRQRKGNSKMLWRAFQLAYRVYAFAGGQDDRADKLAEEVAHEITAHS; this is encoded by the exons ATGATGGAGCACCTCCATAAGCTTTATCCTGGAATCATGCCTCATACTTCTTTGTCAAACATGAAGGGAACAACTTTAGATAAG AGACTGGCATACTTCTGCAAGGCTTTGATATCTGTTAGAGATTCATGGACAAAGAATCACGAGTGGATGAATTACAAACTCGTATTTGATAAGAATCTTAATGTGGAAAACACTATTGTGGAGCAACTTG ttgatACAGTGTTCGCAACACTAGATTGCATGATAAAGGCAGCAAGGGAATTATTCGATATGATGGATGAGGAAGATATGAAGGAAGGTTATAGTACACAAGCAAAAACATTCAAAAGTGTCTCCAATGAAGCTTCATGTCCATTAGAATTGAATAATCAAAATTCCAGCCCCCTCAATCAGAAGAATGGGAAGGTTGAAGAATTAAAACCAAATgctaaagaagaaaagagcaaTTCTGAAGTGACAGTAGCAGAACTAAAACCTggcaacccaacaaaaccctcaATGTCCATGCTGCCTTCAAAAGGATCAGTGCAGTCAGTACCACCTCCCATGATGCCTTCAAAAGGACCAGCCCCGTCTCCACCAACACCCATGCCGCTGCAGAAGCGTCCTGCTCCCCCACCGCCTCCTCCACTTGGTGCCACAAAATCCCTGCATCGAAAGTCAGCCACAACTAAGTTGAAGAGATCTGTCAAGATGATTAATTTGTTTCGGAATCTCAAGAGAAATGTAGAAGGGTCTAGCCTTGTTGTTAATTCAGCTGATGTTGTTAGTGAAAGAGGAGCTCCAGCTGGTACAAGGACACAAATTGGAGGCGCTACTGGTTGGAAACAAGGACTGGCCGCTTCATTAGCAGAGTTGACAAAGAG ATCATCTTACTTCCAACAAATAGAAGAAGATGCTCGAAAGCATGAAAGGTCAATCATGGAGCTGAAGATAGCAATTAGGTCCTTCCAAGCGAAGGACATGGTTAAGCTGCTTAAGTTCCAAAGAAGTGTGGAATCTTTTCTTGAAGGGCTAACTGATGAAACCCAG GTGCTCGCAAAGTATGAAGATTTCCCTACAAAGAAGCTGGAAGCATTGAGGACAGCTGCTGCGTTGTACTCAAAATTGGATACAATAGCAACAAACTTGAAGGAACTGCAGATAGTGGCACCCTTGGACCAGCTCTTCAACAAGGTTGAGAGTTATTTCAGTAAG ATCAAAAAAGAATTGGAGGCACTTGAAAggatcaaagaagaagaatccaaGAAATTTAAGAGTCATGATATTCATTTCGACTTCAACATCCTTACACTGATCAAGGAATTAATGGTGGATGTTTCCTCAAGCTGCATGGAGCTAGCACTTAAG GAGAAGAGAGAAGCAAAGGCAGCAAAGGCTAATGAAGAAATTGGATCCAAAGCCGACAGACAAAGAAAGGGAAATTCTAAAATGCTTTGGAGGGCTTTTCAACTGGCATACCGGGTCTATGCCTTTGCTGGTGGACAGGATGATCGTGCTGACAAGCTGGCCGAAGAAGTGGCTCATGAAATTACTGCTCATTCTTAG
- the LOC133872124 gene encoding uncharacterized protein At4g04980-like isoform X4, with product MMEHLHKLYPGIMPHTSLSNMKGTTLDKRLAYFCKALISVRDSWTKNHEWMNYKLVFDKNLNVENTIVEQLDCMIKAARELFDMMDEEDMKEGYSTQAKTFKSVSNEASCPLELNNQNSSPLNQKNGKVEELKPNAKEEKSNSEVTVAELKPGNPTKPSMSMLPSKGSVQSVPPPMMPSKGPAPSPPTPMPLQKRPAPPPPPPLGATKSLHRKSATTKLKRSVKMINLFRNLKRNVEGSSLVVNSADVVSERGAPAGTRTQIGGATGWKQGLAASLAELTKRSSYFQQIEEDARKHERSIMELKIAIRSFQAKDMVKLLKFQRSVESFLEGLTDETQVLAKYEDFPTKKLEALRTAAALYSKLDTIATNLKELQIVAPLDQLFNKVESYFSKIKKELEALERIKEEESKKFKSHDIHFDFNILTLIKELMVDVSSSCMELALKEKREAKAAKANEEIGSKADRQRKGNSKMLWRAFQLAYRVYAFAGGQDDRADKLAEEVAHEITAHS from the exons ATGATGGAGCACCTCCATAAGCTTTATCCTGGAATCATGCCTCATACTTCTTTGTCAAACATGAAGGGAACAACTTTAGATAAG AGACTGGCATACTTCTGCAAGGCTTTGATATCTGTTAGAGATTCATGGACAAAGAATCACGAGTGGATGAATTACAAACTCGTATTTGATAAGAATCTTAATGTGGAAAACACTATTGTGGAGCAACTTG ATTGCATGATAAAGGCAGCAAGGGAATTATTCGATATGATGGATGAGGAAGATATGAAGGAAGGTTATAGTACACAAGCAAAAACATTCAAAAGTGTCTCCAATGAAGCTTCATGTCCATTAGAATTGAATAATCAAAATTCCAGCCCCCTCAATCAGAAGAATGGGAAGGTTGAAGAATTAAAACCAAATgctaaagaagaaaagagcaaTTCTGAAGTGACAGTAGCAGAACTAAAACCTggcaacccaacaaaaccctcaATGTCCATGCTGCCTTCAAAAGGATCAGTGCAGTCAGTACCACCTCCCATGATGCCTTCAAAAGGACCAGCCCCGTCTCCACCAACACCCATGCCGCTGCAGAAGCGTCCTGCTCCCCCACCGCCTCCTCCACTTGGTGCCACAAAATCCCTGCATCGAAAGTCAGCCACAACTAAGTTGAAGAGATCTGTCAAGATGATTAATTTGTTTCGGAATCTCAAGAGAAATGTAGAAGGGTCTAGCCTTGTTGTTAATTCAGCTGATGTTGTTAGTGAAAGAGGAGCTCCAGCTGGTACAAGGACACAAATTGGAGGCGCTACTGGTTGGAAACAAGGACTGGCCGCTTCATTAGCAGAGTTGACAAAGAG ATCATCTTACTTCCAACAAATAGAAGAAGATGCTCGAAAGCATGAAAGGTCAATCATGGAGCTGAAGATAGCAATTAGGTCCTTCCAAGCGAAGGACATGGTTAAGCTGCTTAAGTTCCAAAGAAGTGTGGAATCTTTTCTTGAAGGGCTAACTGATGAAACCCAG GTGCTCGCAAAGTATGAAGATTTCCCTACAAAGAAGCTGGAAGCATTGAGGACAGCTGCTGCGTTGTACTCAAAATTGGATACAATAGCAACAAACTTGAAGGAACTGCAGATAGTGGCACCCTTGGACCAGCTCTTCAACAAGGTTGAGAGTTATTTCAGTAAG ATCAAAAAAGAATTGGAGGCACTTGAAAggatcaaagaagaagaatccaaGAAATTTAAGAGTCATGATATTCATTTCGACTTCAACATCCTTACACTGATCAAGGAATTAATGGTGGATGTTTCCTCAAGCTGCATGGAGCTAGCACTTAAG GAGAAGAGAGAAGCAAAGGCAGCAAAGGCTAATGAAGAAATTGGATCCAAAGCCGACAGACAAAGAAAGGGAAATTCTAAAATGCTTTGGAGGGCTTTTCAACTGGCATACCGGGTCTATGCCTTTGCTGGTGGACAGGATGATCGTGCTGACAAGCTGGCCGAAGAAGTGGCTCATGAAATTACTGCTCATTCTTAG
- the LOC133872124 gene encoding uncharacterized protein At4g04980-like isoform X3 has translation MMEHLHKLYPGIMPHTSLSNMKGTTLDKRLAYFCKALISVRDSWTKNHEWMNYKLVFDKNLNVENTIVEQLVFATLDCMIKAARELFDMMDEEDMKEGYSTQAKTFKSVSNEASCPLELNNQNSSPLNQKNGKVEELKPNAKEEKSNSEVTVAELKPGNPTKPSMSMLPSKGSVQSVPPPMMPSKGPAPSPPTPMPLQKRPAPPPPPPLGATKSLHRKSATTKLKRSVKMINLFRNLKRNVEGSSLVVNSADVVSERGAPAGTRTQIGGATGWKQGLAASLAELTKRSSYFQQIEEDARKHERSIMELKIAIRSFQAKDMVKLLKFQRSVESFLEGLTDETQVLAKYEDFPTKKLEALRTAAALYSKLDTIATNLKELQIVAPLDQLFNKVESYFSKIKKELEALERIKEEESKKFKSHDIHFDFNILTLIKELMVDVSSSCMELALKEKREAKAAKANEEIGSKADRQRKGNSKMLWRAFQLAYRVYAFAGGQDDRADKLAEEVAHEITAHS, from the exons ATGATGGAGCACCTCCATAAGCTTTATCCTGGAATCATGCCTCATACTTCTTTGTCAAACATGAAGGGAACAACTTTAGATAAG AGACTGGCATACTTCTGCAAGGCTTTGATATCTGTTAGAGATTCATGGACAAAGAATCACGAGTGGATGAATTACAAACTCGTATTTGATAAGAATCTTAATGTGGAAAACACTATTGTGGAGCAACTTG TGTTCGCAACACTAGATTGCATGATAAAGGCAGCAAGGGAATTATTCGATATGATGGATGAGGAAGATATGAAGGAAGGTTATAGTACACAAGCAAAAACATTCAAAAGTGTCTCCAATGAAGCTTCATGTCCATTAGAATTGAATAATCAAAATTCCAGCCCCCTCAATCAGAAGAATGGGAAGGTTGAAGAATTAAAACCAAATgctaaagaagaaaagagcaaTTCTGAAGTGACAGTAGCAGAACTAAAACCTggcaacccaacaaaaccctcaATGTCCATGCTGCCTTCAAAAGGATCAGTGCAGTCAGTACCACCTCCCATGATGCCTTCAAAAGGACCAGCCCCGTCTCCACCAACACCCATGCCGCTGCAGAAGCGTCCTGCTCCCCCACCGCCTCCTCCACTTGGTGCCACAAAATCCCTGCATCGAAAGTCAGCCACAACTAAGTTGAAGAGATCTGTCAAGATGATTAATTTGTTTCGGAATCTCAAGAGAAATGTAGAAGGGTCTAGCCTTGTTGTTAATTCAGCTGATGTTGTTAGTGAAAGAGGAGCTCCAGCTGGTACAAGGACACAAATTGGAGGCGCTACTGGTTGGAAACAAGGACTGGCCGCTTCATTAGCAGAGTTGACAAAGAG ATCATCTTACTTCCAACAAATAGAAGAAGATGCTCGAAAGCATGAAAGGTCAATCATGGAGCTGAAGATAGCAATTAGGTCCTTCCAAGCGAAGGACATGGTTAAGCTGCTTAAGTTCCAAAGAAGTGTGGAATCTTTTCTTGAAGGGCTAACTGATGAAACCCAG GTGCTCGCAAAGTATGAAGATTTCCCTACAAAGAAGCTGGAAGCATTGAGGACAGCTGCTGCGTTGTACTCAAAATTGGATACAATAGCAACAAACTTGAAGGAACTGCAGATAGTGGCACCCTTGGACCAGCTCTTCAACAAGGTTGAGAGTTATTTCAGTAAG ATCAAAAAAGAATTGGAGGCACTTGAAAggatcaaagaagaagaatccaaGAAATTTAAGAGTCATGATATTCATTTCGACTTCAACATCCTTACACTGATCAAGGAATTAATGGTGGATGTTTCCTCAAGCTGCATGGAGCTAGCACTTAAG GAGAAGAGAGAAGCAAAGGCAGCAAAGGCTAATGAAGAAATTGGATCCAAAGCCGACAGACAAAGAAAGGGAAATTCTAAAATGCTTTGGAGGGCTTTTCAACTGGCATACCGGGTCTATGCCTTTGCTGGTGGACAGGATGATCGTGCTGACAAGCTGGCCGAAGAAGTGGCTCATGAAATTACTGCTCATTCTTAG